The Bacteroidales bacterium genome contains the following window.
CATATCCATATTCATATAACCAGACATATTTAAAATTTCTTCCGGATAAGGAGGTTCAAAATATCCAAAATGGTCTTTGAGCTTCTTTTCCCTCTGTTTTATTATGCTGAGAAGCTCTTCTTTTGGTGTATCAGGTGAATTGAATTTATCGGTATTTTCCCACTGATACCATTCGAAAAGTGAAATTAACCCATCCATAATAGAAGGAAAGGAAATGGTGCCATGTAAGTCTCCGGGATAAAATTTCCATTCAAAAGACAGTCCGTTTTGAACGTTTTGACTTACCACTTTTGAAAAGGCAATATTGGAACGGGCAAACATGGTGAATTCTGTTGTGTCTTGCATCACATTGTCGATTGATACATTCGAGTCCTGCATGTTCAATTGTCCGCTCAAAGACATAAATAAAGATTTGTTTTCGAATTTCTGAGTGGCAAGTACTTCTTCTGCTTCCTTCAATAATTTTTGGCCGTCCCAATCCAAACTTGGGTCGATGGCTAAGTAATTGGCATATAAATGCGGGTGTTTTAGAAGTGAATAAACTGTAAACAATCCGCCGTAAGAATGACCGATTAATGTTCTGAAATTGCTTACCGCATAATTTTCTTCTATATATGGTATAAGTTCTTTTTCAATGAATTGAGAGAAGTTTTCAGCCCCTCCGTTTTCTTCAGTAAATGGCATTCCGTATGTTGTTGCTATGGTCGATGTGGTTAAATCTCGCAACCTGTTTCTATTATTGGCAATTCCGATTAATACCATTTCAGGTGTAAATCCGCCACTGTAATAATTCTGCACATCTGTAAGAGTTGGAAGAAATATTTCCCCATCTAAAATGTAAACCACCGGGTATTTCTGATTTTTGTCAGGGTTGTAATTGTCAGGTAGTTGGATGTATATCTCCCGGAATTCATTTAAAAACCCGGAGTGAATACTGTCTGTAATTCCAACTTTGCACAAATACTGATTCGTTG
Protein-coding sequences here:
- a CDS encoding prolyl oligopeptidase family serine peptidase, translated to MKFGLRFFLIAGLIIQLQQLVNAQINSTNQYLCKVGITDSIHSGFLNEFREIYIQLPDNYNPDKNQKYPVVYILDGEIFLPTLTDVQNYYSGGFTPEMVLIGIANNRNRLRDLTTSTIATTYGMPFTEENGGAENFSQFIEKELIPYIEENYAVSNFRTLIGHSYGGLFTVYSLLKHPHLYANYLAIDPSLDWDGQKLLKEAEEVLATQKFENKSLFMSLSGQLNMQDSNVSIDNVMQDTTEFTMFARSNIAFSKVVSQNVQNGLSFEWKFYPGDLHGTISFPSIMDGLISLFEWYQWENTDKFNSPDTPKEELLSIIKQREKKLKDHFGYFEPPYPEEILNMSGYMNMDMEQLEKAKMYFELAMEYYPESANAYDSMADYYESQGDLTNAVKYVNKAFELSGSDYYKQRIEELKVKNE